A genomic window from Ailuropoda melanoleuca isolate Jingjing unplaced genomic scaffold, ASM200744v2 unplaced-scaffold28063, whole genome shotgun sequence includes:
- the LOC117798176 gene encoding zinc finger HIT domain-containing protein 3-like, which translates to GESAALRSLLLNPHLRQLMLSLDQGADKTQLMRACMQEPLFVEFADCCLRIVEPSQDEDS; encoded by the coding sequence GGGGAGTCTGCAGCACTAAGGAGCCTGCTGCTCAACCCACACCTCCGACAGCTGATGCTCAGCCTCGATCAGGGCGCCGACAAGACGCAGCTCATGAGAGCCTGCATGCAGGAGCCCCTGTTCGTGGAGTTTGCGGACTGCTGTTTGCGGATCGTGGAGCCGTCCCAGGACGAGGATTCCTAA